Proteins encoded together in one Mus pahari chromosome 9, PAHARI_EIJ_v1.1, whole genome shotgun sequence window:
- the LOC110326841 gene encoding sodium-dependent glucose transporter 1A, which produces MSVAILGPTFQDLAENVNRNISSLSLIFVGRATGFLCGTMIGGVLFDHINQFFLLGSSMVATAAGLYLIPFCKTAVLLIVTMSVFGASVGVVDTGANVLILDLWGDKGAPHMQALHFSFALGAFLAPLLAKLAWGTASAQNYTESDLDPLMLNRSSKGVSNSVFAVPDDMNLLWAYASIATYVLVVSVFLFGLFCKKHSRQKKPRASAEGARRAKYHRALLCLLFLFFFFYVGAEVTYGSYVFSFATTHVGMEESEAAGLNSIFWGTFAACRGLAIFFATXLQPGTMIVLSNXGXLXSCFFLVLFDKSPLCLWIATSVYGASMAATFPSGISWIEQYTTLTGKSAAFFVIGAALGEMAIPAVIGILQGHYPDLPVVLYTCLGSAIFTAVLFPVMYKLATLPLERHGKGTRKSEDQKALPTSSRL; this is translated from the exons ATGAGTGTTGCTATCCTGGGGCCCACATTTCAAGACCTGGCAGAGAACGTGAACAGGAACATCAGCAGCCTGTCTCTGATATTTGTGGGCCGCGCCACAGGGTTCTTGTGTGGCACCATGATTGGCGGGGTTCTCTTTGACCACATAAATCAATTCTTTCTTTTGG gaTCATCAATGGTGGCAACTGCAGCAGGACTTTATCTCATCCCATTCTGCAAGACAGCAGTCTTATTGATCGTCACTATGTCTGTCTTTGGGGCTTCCGTTGGTGTTGTGGATACAG GTGCAAATGTCCTTATCTTGGATCTCTGGGGGGACAAAGGAGCCCCACATATGCAGGCCTTGCACTTCAGTTTCGCCTTGGGTGCCTTTCTGGCTCCCCTGCTGGCTAAGTTGGCCTGGGGTACAGCATCTGCTCAGAACTACACCGAGTCTGACCTTGACCCTCTGATGCTGAACCGATCCTCCAAAGGTGTCTCAAATTCCGTGTTTGCGGTACCCGATGACATGAATCTGCTGTGGGCATATGCTTCCATCGCCACTTATGTTTTAgtagtttctgtctttctgtttggtttgttttgtaagAAACATTCGAGGCAGAAAAAACCCAGAGCATCTGCTGAGGGAGCTCGAAGGGCTAAATATCACAGGGCCCTGCtatgcctcctcttcctcttcttcttcttctatgtgGGAGCCGAGGTGACCTACGGCTCTTACGTATTCTCCTTCGCCACCACCCATGTTGGCATGGAAGAGAGCGAGGCAGCTGGCTTGAACTCCATCTTCTGGGGAACCTTTGCAGCCTGCAGGGGCCTGGCCATCTTCTTTGCNACATTNTTACAGCCTGGAACCATGATTGTGCTGAGCAACATNGGCANCCTGGNCTCATGTTTCTTTCTGGTGCTTTTTGACAAGAGCCCTCTTTGTCTGTGGATCGCGACTTCTGTGTATGGAGCCTCAATGGCAGCCACGTTTCCCAGTGGCATCTCCTGGATTGAGCAGTACACCACCTTAACTGGGAAATCTGCAGCATTCTTTGTAATTGGCGCTGCCCTGGGAGAAATGGCCATTCCAGCAGTGATCGGAATTCTTCAGGGACACTACCCAGATCTGCCAGTAGTTCTGTACACATGTCTGGGCTCAGCCATATTCACAGCTGTTTTATTTCCTGTGATGTATAAATTGGCCACCTTACCCCTGGAACGCCATGGCAAAGGAACAAGGAAGAGTGAGGACCAGAAAGCTTTGCCCACTAGTTCTAGGCTGTGA